One Salmo trutta chromosome 12, fSalTru1.1, whole genome shotgun sequence genomic region harbors:
- the LOC115204521 gene encoding vascular endothelial growth factor C-like isoform X1: MWMLSLAVWIFNVTNLTHGYDYDEYYPGEEETKAPLVGEGLSDLDTVSNVDELVELLYPEYSLVQHCLRRKTQRTSTPLHAEDDVWAWGKPREGALYKADDGTFDVILEEIQRTMCSPREVCLEVSKEYPESTSHFYMPRCVSVHRCGGCCTHEGLYCTNTSHTYSNKTLLEMTHREHSVVMVAFVNHTSCECLSKRPQHSVIRRATAAHLTVCSPPDVPCSTGLVWDPTSCLCVPMDTSFFSERELEPLESALLALCGPNKVLDEDSCECVCQNGLTEASCGPGWRLDQASCECLCEDQTAPGTCPSNQRWDPELCSCVCRAECPRSQPLNPETCLCQCRDSPQTCLLEGKRFNAHNCSCYRLPCRKPHNSCPTGFYYSHYVCQCIPNHMRSGEWN; the protein is encoded by the exons GCCCCGCTGGTTGGGGAGGGACTCAGTGATTTAGACACAGTGTCCAATGTGGACGAGCTGGTGGAGCTGTTGTACCCAGAGTACAGTCTGGTGCAGCATTGCCTACGTAGGAAAACCCAGCgcacctccacccctctccatgcTGAAGACGATGTCTGGGCCTGGGGCAAGCCCAGGGAGGGGGCACTGTACAAGGCTGACGACGGCACCTTTGACG TTATTCTGGAGGAGATCCAGCGTACCATGTGTAGTCCTCGGGAGGTGTGTCTGGAGGTGTCTAAAGAGTACCCAGAGAGCACCAGTCACTTCTACATGCCTCGCTGTGTGTCTGTGCACCGCTGTGGGGGCTGCTGTACCCACGAGGGTCTGTACTGCACCAACACCAGCCATACTTACAGCAACAAGACG CTGCTGGAGATGACTCACCGTGAACACTCTGTGGTGATGGTGGCGTTCGTCAACCACACGTCCTGTGAGTGTCTGTCCAAGAGGCCCCAGCACTCAGTCATCAGGAGGGCTACTGCAGCCCACCTCACCGT GTGTTCTCCGCCAGATGTTCCCTGCAGTACAGGACTGGTCTGGGACCCCACCAGCTGCCTGTGTGTTCCCATGGACACAAGCTTCTTCTCCGAGAGAGAGCTGG AACCCCTGGAGTCAGCCTTGCTGGCGCTGTGTGGCCCCAACAAAGTCCTGGACGAGGacagctgtgagtgtgtgtgtcagaacggTCTGACAGAGGCCAGCTGTGGGCCGGGCTGGCGTCTAGACCAGGCATCCTGTGAGTGTCTCTGTGAAGACCAGACCGCCCCGGGGACCTGCCCATCCAACCAACGCTGGGACCCAgagctgtgtagctgtgtgtgccGGGCAGAGTGCCCCCGTAGCCAGCCTCTCAACCCAGAGACTTGCCTGTGCCAGTGCAGGGACAGCCCTCAGACCTGCCTGCTAGAGGGCAAGAGGTTCAACGCACACAACTGCAG CTGTTACCGGCTGCCCTGCAGAAAGCCACACAACAGCTGTCCAACAGGCTTCTACTACAGCCACTACGTCTGCCAGTGCATACCCAACCACATGAGGTCAGGGGAGTGGAACTGA
- the LOC115204521 gene encoding vascular endothelial growth factor C-like isoform X2, whose amino-acid sequence MLYEVKENPSWGENGVFERHSTGLILSTLKAPLVGEGLSDLDTVSNVDELVELLYPEYSLVQHCLRRKTQRTSTPLHAEDDVWAWGKPREGALYKADDGTFDVILEEIQRTMCSPREVCLEVSKEYPESTSHFYMPRCVSVHRCGGCCTHEGLYCTNTSHTYSNKTLLEMTHREHSVVMVAFVNHTSCECLSKRPQHSVIRRATAAHLTVCSPPDVPCSTGLVWDPTSCLCVPMDTSFFSERELEPLESALLALCGPNKVLDEDSCECVCQNGLTEASCGPGWRLDQASCECLCEDQTAPGTCPSNQRWDPELCSCVCRAECPRSQPLNPETCLCQCRDSPQTCLLEGKRFNAHNCSCYRLPCRKPHNSCPTGFYYSHYVCQCIPNHMRSGEWN is encoded by the exons GCCCCGCTGGTTGGGGAGGGACTCAGTGATTTAGACACAGTGTCCAATGTGGACGAGCTGGTGGAGCTGTTGTACCCAGAGTACAGTCTGGTGCAGCATTGCCTACGTAGGAAAACCCAGCgcacctccacccctctccatgcTGAAGACGATGTCTGGGCCTGGGGCAAGCCCAGGGAGGGGGCACTGTACAAGGCTGACGACGGCACCTTTGACG TTATTCTGGAGGAGATCCAGCGTACCATGTGTAGTCCTCGGGAGGTGTGTCTGGAGGTGTCTAAAGAGTACCCAGAGAGCACCAGTCACTTCTACATGCCTCGCTGTGTGTCTGTGCACCGCTGTGGGGGCTGCTGTACCCACGAGGGTCTGTACTGCACCAACACCAGCCATACTTACAGCAACAAGACG CTGCTGGAGATGACTCACCGTGAACACTCTGTGGTGATGGTGGCGTTCGTCAACCACACGTCCTGTGAGTGTCTGTCCAAGAGGCCCCAGCACTCAGTCATCAGGAGGGCTACTGCAGCCCACCTCACCGT GTGTTCTCCGCCAGATGTTCCCTGCAGTACAGGACTGGTCTGGGACCCCACCAGCTGCCTGTGTGTTCCCATGGACACAAGCTTCTTCTCCGAGAGAGAGCTGG AACCCCTGGAGTCAGCCTTGCTGGCGCTGTGTGGCCCCAACAAAGTCCTGGACGAGGacagctgtgagtgtgtgtgtcagaacggTCTGACAGAGGCCAGCTGTGGGCCGGGCTGGCGTCTAGACCAGGCATCCTGTGAGTGTCTCTGTGAAGACCAGACCGCCCCGGGGACCTGCCCATCCAACCAACGCTGGGACCCAgagctgtgtagctgtgtgtgccGGGCAGAGTGCCCCCGTAGCCAGCCTCTCAACCCAGAGACTTGCCTGTGCCAGTGCAGGGACAGCCCTCAGACCTGCCTGCTAGAGGGCAAGAGGTTCAACGCACACAACTGCAG CTGTTACCGGCTGCCCTGCAGAAAGCCACACAACAGCTGTCCAACAGGCTTCTACTACAGCCACTACGTCTGCCAGTGCATACCCAACCACATGAGGTCAGGGGAGTGGAACTGA